One window of the Streptomyces sp. TS71-3 genome contains the following:
- a CDS encoding carbon-phosphorus lyase complex subunit PhnI, with protein sequence MTPPEGSREGSGGQERQPAAEAAARLAGRPRHGGSGRRLELDQIMERLPLAVDRAMGEAGLWAPALAARALRQAQGDPLGAAQLLRAHRTTLPRLAVSTPVTSEDLSVTRRISSAFRNPPGGQLLGRTLDYVGRLLDLLPEDEGRMRAAGDTGTTAAVAHEGNGSHAHVHGADGSHAHVHGADGFHAHVSEPDGSHAHVHEADGSHAHPHEVNETDAPAPVDRSPRNLLAVLRSMDVVAPPTEGADPEPFDVTRAAPRGDAPRSAWLQAMARADTGSLMHTWYGSNWRPSGHEIPGEVRHGMLPVRVTHPSTGRAVTVTRVLVSEVQTFHSLTRAGELGRTLDVGYGLCFGRNDRKAISMAGLDLMLTHHRGSEGPLDEVLFTLDGLDSIGYAQHLKLPHHVEFRSLVERGRAVAAGRAAATARVDHGDLAVPADRADHGDKQ encoded by the coding sequence ATGACCCCGCCCGAGGGATCCCGCGAGGGATCCGGGGGACAGGAGCGGCAGCCGGCCGCCGAGGCGGCGGCGCGGCTCGCGGGCCGCCCCCGGCACGGGGGCAGCGGCCGGCGGCTCGAACTGGACCAGATCATGGAACGGCTGCCGCTCGCCGTCGACCGCGCCATGGGCGAGGCCGGGCTCTGGGCCCCCGCGCTCGCCGCGCGGGCGCTGCGGCAGGCCCAGGGCGACCCGCTGGGCGCCGCCCAACTGCTGCGCGCGCACCGCACGACGCTGCCCCGCCTCGCCGTGAGCACGCCGGTGACCAGCGAGGATCTGAGCGTCACGCGGCGCATCAGCTCGGCGTTCCGCAACCCGCCCGGCGGCCAGCTCCTCGGCCGCACGCTCGACTACGTCGGCCGCCTGCTCGACCTGCTGCCCGAGGACGAGGGCCGGATGCGCGCGGCGGGGGACACGGGCACCACGGCCGCCGTCGCGCACGAGGGCAACGGCTCCCACGCGCACGTACACGGGGCGGACGGCTCCCACGCGCACGTACACGGAGCCGACGGCTTCCACGCGCACGTGTCCGAACCCGACGGCTCCCACGCGCACGTACACGAGGCGGACGGCTCCCACGCGCACCCGCACGAGGTGAACGAGACCGACGCCCCCGCCCCCGTCGACCGCTCCCCGAGAAACCTCCTCGCCGTCCTGCGTTCCATGGACGTCGTGGCACCACCCACGGAGGGCGCCGACCCCGAGCCGTTCGACGTCACGCGGGCGGCCCCGCGCGGCGACGCGCCCCGTTCCGCCTGGCTCCAGGCGATGGCACGCGCGGACACCGGCTCGCTGATGCACACGTGGTACGGGTCCAACTGGCGCCCGAGCGGCCACGAGATCCCCGGCGAGGTACGGCACGGCATGCTGCCCGTGCGGGTCACGCACCCCTCGACCGGGCGCGCGGTGACGGTCACCCGGGTCCTGGTGAGCGAGGTGCAGACCTTCCACAGTCTCACCCGCGCCGGGGAACTGGGCCGCACCCTCGACGTCGGCTACGGCCTCTGCTTCGGGCGCAACGACCGCAAGGCCATCTCGATGGCGGGGCTCGACCTCATGCTGACCCACCACCGGGGGAGCGAGGGACCGCTCGACGAGGTGCTGTTCACCCTCGACGGCCTCGATTCCATCGGCTACGCGCAGCACCTGAAGCTGCCGCACCACGTCGAGTTCCGCTCCCTCGTGGAGCGCGGACGGGCCGTGGCGGCGGGCAGGGCCGCGGCCACCGCACGCGTGGATCACGGGGACCTGGCCGTTCCCGCCGACCGCGCCGACCACGGAGACAAGCAATGA
- a CDS encoding flavoprotein — translation MSTLYLIACAAGPAQHVDEGVRHAQDRGWDVCLVLTPSAARWWQPRMGELEELTGHPVRSQYKLPWESDVLPKADVMLVAPLSATSLNKWGAGIADTLALGLVTEGVHMGVPVIAMPYFNRAQGAQPSIARSVADLRSQGVRYLDGADGYEPHPPKHGDPSAFPWARALDAVDVA, via the coding sequence ATGAGCACCTTGTATCTGATCGCCTGCGCGGCCGGCCCGGCGCAGCATGTCGACGAAGGCGTCCGCCACGCGCAGGACCGGGGCTGGGACGTCTGTCTCGTCCTCACGCCGTCCGCGGCGCGCTGGTGGCAGCCGCGGATGGGGGAGCTGGAGGAGTTGACCGGGCATCCGGTGCGGTCGCAGTACAAGTTGCCGTGGGAGAGCGACGTGCTGCCGAAGGCGGACGTGATGCTTGTCGCGCCGCTGTCGGCGACGAGTCTGAACAAGTGGGGCGCCGGCATCGCGGACACCCTTGCGCTGGGTCTCGTGACCGAAGGCGTGCACATGGGCGTGCCGGTGATCGCCATGCCCTACTTCAACCGTGCGCAGGGCGCCCAACCGTCGATCGCCCGGAGCGTCGCCGACCTGCGGTCCCAGGGGGTGCGCTACCTCGATGGCGCCGACGGCTACGAGCCGCACCCGCCGAAGCACGGAGACCCGTCCGCGTTCCCGTGGGCACGGGCGCTCGACGCCGTCGACGTCGCCTGA
- a CDS encoding helix-turn-helix transcriptional regulator, with protein MTSQTGTPDPYSNPLVFGQRLQILRQRKGMTRAQLGGLLGLTGSWVKSVETGRLQTPRLDVILQIAQVLRVGNLNELTGHDISVDLFAGPGHPRLAAVKTAVDSFPFRDQQGAPPAAHLRARLDTAWSARHKAPNHREVIGALLPDLIRDAQAAVHQAERAEERRKAQAILSETYSLCQFFVAYQPDAPLLWRVVERGLIAAQESEDPRAIGLAAWLAAQAHRDSGPAHFEAADSVTHDALAYLTPLLPDASDEVLAIAGALTFEAGYTAARRKETGVAWRFWDQARDMADHLPESYYDPVTSFSQAIMGAHAVTVAVELHAGGESVRQAAAADAVTIPSRPRRARHRIEEARGYQLDGQPDAALATLAKAYEAAPETIRYNGYAKAIILEEAESKTPARRRRASELAVRIGVLAA; from the coding sequence GTGACGTCTCAAACTGGAACTCCCGACCCCTACTCGAACCCGCTTGTCTTCGGTCAGCGGTTGCAGATCCTCCGGCAGCGGAAGGGCATGACGCGCGCTCAGCTCGGCGGCCTGCTGGGACTCACCGGTTCCTGGGTCAAGAGCGTGGAAACCGGGCGGCTCCAGACCCCGCGGTTGGACGTGATCCTTCAGATCGCCCAGGTCCTACGGGTAGGTAACCTCAATGAGTTGACCGGTCACGACATTTCCGTCGACCTCTTCGCCGGTCCAGGGCACCCCCGCCTGGCCGCCGTGAAGACAGCCGTTGATTCGTTCCCCTTCAGAGATCAGCAAGGAGCGCCGCCTGCCGCGCACCTGCGCGCTCGTCTTGATACGGCCTGGAGCGCCCGGCACAAAGCACCCAACCACCGAGAGGTCATCGGTGCCCTGCTCCCGGATCTCATCCGCGACGCCCAGGCAGCGGTCCATCAGGCGGAGCGAGCCGAGGAGCGCAGGAAGGCTCAGGCGATCCTCAGCGAGACGTACTCCCTGTGCCAGTTCTTCGTCGCCTACCAGCCCGATGCCCCTCTGCTGTGGCGCGTCGTCGAGCGGGGCCTGATCGCAGCGCAGGAGAGCGAGGACCCGCGGGCCATCGGCCTCGCCGCGTGGCTCGCCGCACAGGCGCACCGGGACTCGGGGCCCGCCCACTTCGAAGCCGCCGACAGCGTCACCCATGACGCACTGGCCTACCTGACGCCTCTCCTGCCGGACGCGTCCGACGAGGTGCTCGCGATCGCGGGGGCGCTGACGTTCGAAGCCGGTTACACAGCGGCACGCCGCAAGGAGACCGGCGTCGCATGGCGATTCTGGGACCAGGCGCGTGACATGGCGGATCACCTGCCGGAGAGCTACTACGACCCCGTCACGTCCTTCTCACAGGCCATCATGGGCGCTCACGCCGTTACCGTCGCGGTGGAACTTCATGCCGGTGGGGAGTCCGTCCGGCAGGCGGCGGCAGCCGACGCCGTCACCATCCCGTCCCGTCCGCGCAGGGCCCGGCACCGGATCGAAGAGGCTCGGGGATACCAACTCGACGGGCAGCCGGACGCTGCCCTTGCCACGCTGGCCAAGGCGTATGAAGCCGCCCCGGAAACGATCAGGTACAACGGATACGCCAAGGCGATCATCCTGGAGGAGGCCGAGTCCAAGACGCCGGCCAGGCGTCGCCGGGCCTCGGAACTCGCCGTCAGGATCGGCGTTCTCGCTGCGTGA
- a CDS encoding GntR family transcriptional regulator — protein MRNKSRYVEIANVIAAEIADLPAGSKVSSEHEIAGRFGVSRAAARASLQELENRLLVRRVRGAGTFVNRRIDYVLSQYKAPSLHETVREAGSTARTVVRDIQLLPLPAVEAGLLERPEGAPAHLLVRQSFIDGLLSGWAHIWVPVDVLPEMSAAVHAVESLHAILRQMSAVEPTRAWCRVSYAQPGPEIAGHLEIEPGRPVWLIESLSRDQGTGRAVMCSSTWSRPDSTRIIVEMDGP, from the coding sequence GTGCGCAACAAGAGCCGGTACGTCGAGATAGCCAACGTCATCGCGGCGGAGATCGCGGACCTCCCGGCGGGCAGCAAGGTGTCCAGCGAGCACGAGATCGCCGGGCGCTTCGGTGTCAGCCGGGCCGCGGCCCGGGCGTCGTTGCAGGAACTGGAGAACAGGCTGCTGGTGCGGCGGGTGCGCGGTGCGGGCACCTTCGTCAACCGCCGCATCGACTACGTGCTGTCCCAGTACAAGGCGCCGTCGCTGCACGAGACGGTCCGCGAGGCGGGCAGCACGGCCCGCACCGTCGTCCGGGACATCCAGCTGCTGCCCCTGCCGGCGGTGGAGGCCGGGCTGCTGGAACGCCCCGAGGGCGCGCCCGCGCACCTGCTGGTGCGGCAGTCCTTCATCGACGGGCTGCTCAGCGGCTGGGCGCACATCTGGGTCCCGGTGGACGTCCTGCCCGAGATGAGCGCGGCGGTCCACGCGGTGGAGTCGCTGCACGCGATCCTGCGCCAGATGAGCGCGGTGGAACCGACCCGCGCCTGGTGCCGGGTCAGCTACGCGCAGCCGGGACCGGAGATCGCCGGGCACCTGGAGATCGAGCCGGGCCGCCCGGTCTGGCTCATCGAGAGCCTCAGCCGGGACCAGGGCACCGGCCGGGCGGTGATGTGCAGCAGCACGTGGAGCCGCCCCGACAGCACTCGGATCATCGTCGAGATGGACGGGCCATGA
- the phnE gene encoding phosphonate ABC transporter, permease protein PhnE: MSTGTTASGVPETDTTVMSGAGGPRIWGRTLARPRPTGIAAGAVLLLTLVCGVWAFVAVKINVATMVDSAGNAANFVSRMVPLDFPAPGELFELCWQTLAIVICATVLSVVISLPLALLAAHNTTPFGGARIGSRALIVLTRAIPDVVFAVAGFRLFGLGGLTGVVAMGLHSVGMVGKLYADAVEDIDEGPRRAIRATGASRLQEIVSGVLPQVLPSLVATALHRLDINLRVSVVLGFVGVNGLGYALSISIGQLDYRRAMALALVLLLLCFAVESLSGAIRRTLLRDAGGRVRTPLAVRLGRAVLGRSAPGRSGPGRSGPARSGDRPGAAPALVPDTATAARAPAPAKSAGRRRISPRWGTRRIRRTVWAALTAALVLGSVPGAGISWGQIVDGVRQLPETVGDFLPPSGGGIWDTLLDDLWVTLEISLAGTLIGVVLALPLGALAARNVAPSPAVARVFRTVVLFIRAIPELILAIVFVVVTGLGAVAGSLALGVGSVGLLSKLVADSLEEIDPGPVQAVRASGASRWQLFFAAILPRAWPTLIGHLLYQLDVNIRSATLLGIVGAGGIGYDMLNAERVLQFPVVTTIVLMMLAAVFLVEGLALWLRKVFA, translated from the coding sequence GTGAGTACGGGGACGACGGCGTCCGGCGTGCCGGAGACCGACACCACGGTGATGTCCGGGGCCGGTGGCCCTCGCATCTGGGGCCGCACCCTGGCCAGGCCCCGGCCGACGGGCATCGCCGCCGGTGCCGTCCTGCTGCTCACGCTCGTCTGCGGCGTCTGGGCCTTCGTCGCGGTGAAGATCAACGTCGCCACGATGGTGGACAGCGCGGGCAACGCCGCGAACTTCGTCTCCCGCATGGTGCCGCTGGACTTCCCGGCGCCCGGCGAGCTGTTCGAGCTGTGCTGGCAGACCCTGGCGATCGTGATCTGCGCGACCGTCCTGTCGGTCGTCATCAGCCTTCCGCTGGCCCTGCTGGCCGCCCACAACACCACCCCCTTCGGCGGGGCCCGGATCGGCTCGCGGGCGCTGATCGTGCTCACCCGCGCGATTCCGGACGTGGTCTTCGCGGTGGCCGGCTTCCGGCTGTTCGGCCTCGGCGGGCTCACCGGTGTCGTCGCGATGGGCCTGCACTCGGTGGGCATGGTCGGCAAGCTGTACGCGGACGCCGTCGAGGACATCGACGAGGGGCCGCGGCGGGCGATCCGGGCGACCGGCGCCTCCCGCCTCCAGGAGATCGTCTCCGGGGTGCTCCCGCAGGTCCTGCCCTCGCTCGTGGCGACCGCGCTGCACCGCCTGGACATCAACCTGCGCGTCTCGGTCGTCCTCGGCTTCGTCGGCGTGAACGGCCTCGGCTACGCGCTCTCCATCTCCATCGGCCAGCTCGACTACCGGCGGGCGATGGCACTGGCCCTCGTGCTGCTCCTGCTCTGCTTCGCCGTCGAGTCCCTCTCCGGCGCCATCCGCCGGACGCTGCTGCGCGATGCGGGCGGACGCGTGCGGACACCGCTCGCCGTCCGGCTGGGCCGCGCCGTCCTGGGGCGTTCCGCACCGGGGCGTTCCGGACCGGGGCGTTCCGGACCGGCCCGCTCCGGCGACCGGCCCGGCGCCGCACCGGCCCTCGTACCGGACACCGCGACCGCCGCCCGTGCCCCGGCGCCCGCCAAGAGCGCCGGCCGGCGCAGGATCAGCCCCCGCTGGGGCACCCGGCGCATCCGCCGGACGGTGTGGGCGGCGCTCACCGCGGCGCTCGTCCTCGGCTCCGTGCCGGGCGCGGGCATCTCCTGGGGCCAGATCGTCGACGGTGTGCGGCAGCTGCCCGAGACCGTCGGGGACTTCCTGCCGCCCTCGGGCGGCGGCATCTGGGACACCCTGCTGGACGACCTGTGGGTGACGCTGGAGATCTCCCTCGCCGGCACGCTCATCGGGGTCGTGCTGGCCCTGCCGCTCGGCGCGCTGGCGGCACGCAACGTGGCGCCGTCGCCCGCGGTGGCACGGGTCTTCCGGACCGTCGTCCTGTTCATCAGGGCCATTCCGGAACTGATCCTCGCGATCGTCTTCGTGGTGGTCACGGGGCTCGGCGCGGTCGCGGGCTCGCTCGCGCTCGGGGTCGGCTCCGTCGGGCTGCTCAGCAAGCTCGTGGCCGACTCCCTGGAGGAGATCGACCCGGGCCCCGTCCAGGCGGTGCGGGCGAGCGGGGCGTCGCGGTGGCAGCTCTTCTTCGCGGCGATCCTGCCGCGGGCGTGGCCGACGCTCATCGGGCACCTGCTCTACCAGCTCGACGTCAACATCCGCTCGGCCACCCTGCTCGGCATCGTCGGCGCGGGCGGCATCGGCTACGACATGCTGAACGCTGAACGGGTGCTCCAGTTCCCAGTGGTCACCACCATCGTGCTGATGATGCTGGCGGCCGTCTTCCTGGTGGAGGGGCTCGCCCTGTGGCTGCGCAAGGTGTTCGCCTGA
- the phnG gene encoding phosphonate C-P lyase system protein PhnG produces the protein MVTLTRERRCELLAAAEHEEIVPLAERLVAEGAVPGPTVVRPPETGMVVLQVREPVEESRFHLGEVLVTECAVEVAGVSGWSMREGDDRVAALAGALLDAVAAAGLPGTAEIDELCARVERRAAERDAAEWDAIRTTTVTFEELT, from the coding sequence GTGGTGACGCTGACGCGTGAGCGCCGGTGCGAGCTGCTCGCCGCCGCGGAGCACGAGGAGATCGTCCCGCTCGCCGAACGGCTCGTCGCGGAAGGGGCCGTACCGGGCCCCACGGTGGTGAGGCCGCCCGAGACGGGAATGGTCGTGCTCCAGGTGCGCGAACCCGTGGAGGAGTCGCGGTTCCACCTGGGCGAGGTGCTGGTCACCGAGTGCGCCGTGGAGGTCGCCGGGGTCTCCGGCTGGAGCATGCGCGAGGGCGACGACCGGGTGGCGGCGCTCGCCGGCGCGCTGCTCGACGCGGTCGCGGCGGCGGGACTGCCGGGGACGGCCGAGATCGACGAGCTGTGCGCCCGTGTCGAACGGCGCGCGGCCGAACGCGACGCCGCGGAGTGGGACGCGATCCGCACCACCACCGTCACCTTCGAGGAGCTCACGTGA
- a CDS encoding phosphate/phosphite/phosphonate ABC transporter substrate-binding protein, with protein sequence MNGIRRMRRIPVMFSVALLPLALAACGSSAATDGSGSGSGGQSSGRNPDVLTVAQIPSENSTTLKEAREPLTKLLEKQTGKKIAFQNATSYAAVIEAMRAKKADIGFFGPDSYVTAKDTGVNLDVMAASVDTKNGSATYQSYAIVKADSPVKSLKDYRGKKVCFVDPNSTSGYLYPQAGLADAGIDTGKDIKTVMAGGHDASVLAVMNGQCDAGFADDSMINETLPQAGKLKKSDYRIVWKSKEIPDSPAAVAGDLDPALKQKIVDTFDTKANTDYMVAHGFCAKASDCLNGGSWGYKKVTDALYASVRKVCDITKKCTSAH encoded by the coding sequence ATGAACGGTATACGACGTATGCGACGGATACCCGTCATGTTCTCCGTCGCCCTCCTCCCGCTGGCCCTTGCCGCGTGTGGGAGCAGCGCCGCCACGGACGGCAGCGGGAGCGGATCGGGCGGCCAGTCCTCGGGGCGGAACCCCGACGTGCTGACCGTGGCCCAGATCCCCTCGGAGAACTCCACGACTCTGAAGGAAGCCCGCGAGCCGCTGACCAAGCTGCTGGAGAAGCAGACCGGCAAGAAGATCGCCTTCCAGAACGCGACGAGCTACGCCGCCGTCATCGAGGCCATGCGCGCCAAGAAGGCGGACATCGGCTTCTTCGGGCCCGACTCGTACGTCACCGCCAAGGACACCGGCGTCAACCTCGACGTCATGGCGGCGTCCGTCGACACCAAGAACGGCAGCGCCACCTACCAGTCGTACGCCATCGTCAAGGCGGACTCGCCCGTCAAGAGCCTGAAGGACTACCGCGGCAAGAAGGTCTGCTTCGTCGACCCGAACTCGACCTCCGGCTACCTCTACCCGCAGGCGGGCCTCGCGGACGCCGGGATCGACACCGGCAAGGACATCAAGACCGTGATGGCCGGCGGCCACGACGCCTCCGTGCTCGCGGTCATGAACGGGCAGTGCGACGCGGGCTTCGCCGACGACTCCATGATCAACGAGACGCTGCCCCAGGCGGGCAAGCTGAAGAAGAGCGACTACCGGATCGTGTGGAAGTCGAAGGAGATCCCCGACTCTCCCGCAGCGGTCGCGGGCGACCTCGACCCCGCGCTGAAGCAGAAGATCGTCGACACCTTCGACACCAAGGCCAACACCGACTACATGGTCGCCCACGGCTTCTGCGCCAAGGCGTCGGACTGCCTCAACGGCGGCTCCTGGGGCTACAAGAAGGTCACCGACGCCCTGTACGCGAGCGTGCGCAAGGTCTGTGACATCACCAAGAAGTGCACGAGCGCCCACTGA
- a CDS encoding phosphonate ABC transporter ATP-binding protein, producing the protein MHERPLMASPTVRRPSRELSTGTGVPGESAGVPGESAGTPGGAGGALGESGGTPGEPSGVPEDDVVVRLEGLTKRFPSGDGTVTALDGVGFEVRAGEVVALLGLSGSGKSTLLQHIDGLQAPTSGGGTVLGTRIDSASGTQLRALRRRIGFVFQQFHLVGRLSVLENVCTGALGRLRGPRVGLVTYPRRVREQALDLLDGVGLGDLAFQRADTLSGGQQQRVAVARALMQEPSMLLADEPVASLDPESAGQIMRLLRQVGTARRLTVLCSLHQVDLALGWADRVIGLRAGRVVLDLPTEGISRDEVMRLYSAVGQEPAPALMEAG; encoded by the coding sequence GTGCACGAGCGCCCACTGATGGCCTCGCCGACCGTACGCAGGCCGTCCCGGGAGCTTTCGACGGGCACGGGGGTCCCCGGTGAGTCCGCAGGAGTTCCCGGTGAGTCCGCAGGAACCCCCGGTGGGGCCGGAGGTGCCCTCGGTGAGTCCGGAGGGACCCCCGGTGAGCCCTCCGGGGTTCCCGAGGACGACGTCGTCGTCCGCCTGGAGGGCCTGACCAAGCGCTTCCCCTCCGGCGACGGGACCGTCACCGCGCTCGACGGCGTGGGCTTCGAGGTCCGTGCGGGTGAGGTCGTGGCGCTCCTCGGCCTCTCCGGGTCCGGCAAGTCCACCCTCCTCCAGCACATCGACGGCCTCCAGGCGCCCACCTCCGGCGGGGGCACCGTGCTCGGCACGCGGATCGACTCCGCCTCGGGCACCCAGCTGCGCGCGCTGCGCCGCCGTATCGGCTTCGTGTTCCAGCAGTTCCACCTGGTGGGCCGGCTGAGCGTGCTGGAGAACGTGTGCACCGGCGCGCTGGGCCGGCTGCGCGGGCCGCGCGTGGGGCTCGTGACGTACCCGCGCCGGGTCCGGGAGCAGGCCCTCGACCTGCTGGACGGGGTCGGCCTCGGCGACCTGGCGTTCCAGCGTGCCGACACCCTCTCCGGCGGCCAGCAGCAGCGCGTGGCGGTGGCGCGGGCGCTGATGCAGGAGCCGAGCATGCTGCTGGCCGACGAGCCGGTCGCGTCGCTCGACCCCGAGTCGGCCGGGCAGATCATGCGGCTGCTGCGGCAGGTCGGCACCGCACGGCGCCTGACCGTGCTGTGCAGCCTGCACCAGGTGGACCTGGCACTGGGCTGGGCGGACCGCGTCATCGGCCTGCGGGCCGGGCGCGTGGTGCTCGACCTCCCCACGGAGGGCATCAGCCGCGACGAGGTGATGCGGCTGTACTCGGCCGTGGGCCAGGAGCCGGCCCCCGCGCTGATGGAGGCCGGGTGA
- the phnH gene encoding phosphonate C-P lyase system protein PhnH codes for MSDTRPATIPTAPGAGARVGALRRGTHDTQRDFTTLLDVLSRPGRIGRLDVADGVPAAALAACGLVDVEVPLHVLADGGQDGEAWRNAVHEATKAPRAEPALARTVLALRPVTAAEIAALPRGDALNPELGARLFLTVAGLFDATALVPAPTPAPAPTLTPAPAPAPAPAPAPAPAPAPGSGFAADVPLADGEGTVLRLEGPGVPGQRRLGVRGLSVPVIEAIAAANAGFPLGIDTFLVAPGGAVAGLPRTTRITVEDAPVAGAGTGTGV; via the coding sequence GTGAGCGACACACGGCCGGCCACCATCCCCACGGCGCCCGGCGCCGGCGCCCGGGTGGGCGCGCTGCGCCGCGGCACGCACGACACGCAGCGCGACTTCACCACCCTGCTCGACGTGCTGTCGCGGCCCGGCAGGATCGGGCGCCTGGACGTCGCCGACGGCGTCCCCGCCGCGGCGCTCGCGGCCTGCGGCCTCGTCGACGTCGAGGTGCCGCTGCACGTGCTCGCCGACGGCGGCCAGGACGGCGAGGCATGGCGGAACGCCGTGCACGAGGCCACCAAGGCACCGCGTGCGGAACCGGCGCTCGCGCGCACGGTGCTGGCACTGCGCCCGGTCACCGCGGCCGAGATCGCCGCGCTGCCGCGGGGCGACGCGCTCAACCCGGAGCTGGGTGCCCGGCTGTTCCTGACCGTGGCAGGGCTCTTCGATGCCACGGCGCTCGTACCCGCACCCACGCCTGCACCCGCGCCCACGCTTACGCCCGCACCCGCACCCGCACCCGCACCCGCACCCGCACCCGCGCCTGCACCCGCCCCCGGATCCGGCTTCGCGGCCGACGTGCCGCTCGCCGATGGGGAAGGAACGGTTCTTCGTCTGGAGGGACCCGGCGTGCCGGGGCAGCGGCGCCTCGGTGTCCGCGGCCTGAGCGTCCCGGTCATCGAGGCCATCGCCGCCGCCAACGCCGGGTTCCCGCTCGGCATCGACACCTTCCTCGTCGCGCCCGGCGGGGCCGTCGCGGGGCTGCCGCGCACCACCCGGATCACCGTCGAGGACGCCCCGGTCGCCGGGGCCGGCACGGGGACGGGGGTCTAG
- a CDS encoding carbon-phosphorus lyase complex subunit PhnI, with translation MGYAGVRGGQEAIAAAERLVRAARYGGRSAWLELDQITGGLPLAVDRVMGEGGLWAPEITARAIRQSQGDLLEAAQLLRAHRSTMPRLGYSLPVPMDEAGTTRRVSAAYRNPPGGQFLGATADYVPQILDLGDGDGADLAGDPGAAPAAPDPAGTTGAAGAPPGLLAELREAGLLAERPSRADAEPFDITRTPARPGAPRSGRLSAMARAETGSLVHLWYSVIRRPEHVAPEIPVELRRRTLPVRVAHPYTGRPVTVARAEVTEARTVRGAGVPGEDPTRFDVGYGLCFGAVEAKALAMAGLDLLVHRAPEADRLEQKVLTHLDGPEASGFLEHLKLPHYVDFRSALERLRAVHTTAGGAR, from the coding sequence GTGGGATACGCAGGGGTACGCGGCGGGCAGGAGGCCATCGCCGCCGCGGAACGGCTGGTGCGCGCGGCCCGGTACGGTGGCCGCAGCGCCTGGCTGGAACTGGACCAGATCACCGGAGGGCTGCCGCTCGCCGTCGACCGGGTGATGGGCGAGGGCGGCCTGTGGGCGCCCGAGATCACCGCCCGCGCCATCCGGCAGTCGCAGGGCGACCTCCTCGAAGCCGCGCAACTGCTGCGCGCGCACCGCTCGACCATGCCGCGCCTGGGCTACAGCCTGCCCGTCCCCATGGACGAGGCCGGGACCACCCGCCGCGTCAGCGCGGCCTACCGCAACCCGCCGGGCGGACAGTTCCTGGGGGCCACGGCGGACTACGTTCCGCAGATCCTCGACCTCGGGGACGGGGACGGGGCAGACCTCGCCGGGGACCCCGGCGCCGCGCCCGCCGCGCCCGATCCGGCGGGCACGACCGGAGCCGCTGGGGCGCCCCCCGGCCTGCTGGCCGAACTGCGCGAGGCCGGGCTCCTCGCCGAGCGGCCCTCCCGCGCCGACGCGGAACCCTTCGACATCACCAGGACGCCCGCACGCCCCGGCGCCCCCCGCTCCGGTCGCCTGTCGGCGATGGCGCGCGCGGAGACGGGATCCCTGGTCCACCTCTGGTACTCCGTCATCCGGCGCCCCGAGCACGTCGCGCCCGAGATCCCCGTCGAACTGCGGCGCCGCACCCTGCCCGTCCGGGTCGCCCACCCGTACACCGGGCGCCCGGTCACCGTGGCCCGCGCCGAGGTGACCGAGGCGCGGACGGTCCGCGGCGCGGGGGTGCCCGGTGAGGACCCCACGCGTTTCGACGTCGGGTACGGGCTCTGCTTCGGCGCGGTCGAGGCCAAGGCGCTCGCGATGGCGGGACTCGACCTGCTGGTCCACCGGGCCCCCGAGGCCGACCGCCTGGAGCAGAAGGTCCTCACCCACCTCGACGGGCCTGAGGCCTCCGGCTTCCTCGAACACCTCAAGCTCCCGCACTACGTCGACTTCCGCTCCGCGCTGGAGCGCCTGAGGGCCGTGCACACGACCGCCGGAGGCGCCCGATGA